The genomic window GCGAAGCAAGAGATGGGAGCCGAGAAGACCGACGCCAAACATGACGCCAAACCTGCTGCCAAGACGGATGCCAAACCTGTCGCAAGCGCAAAACCTGCGGCATCTCACGCCAAGTCTGCTACCAACAAGCCTGCCGCGAATACAGCTACGCCAGCCAAGCCGGCGACCGCCGCAGCCGTGACTTCTGCAAAGCCGGATCAGAAAGCAGAGACCGCGGTTAAGCCACCCCCGGCGAAGCCCGCGGCGACCCCAGCCAAACCGGCGACCGCTAAGGGCGGTAAGAAGCCAGCCACGACGCAACAGAAGCCCGAGACCACGCCTCGGAGCTAAGATCGCCTAGTGGTCCGATTCTAACATTCGCATCCTATTTCGGCAGGCACCTCCGCGAATGTTAGAATCAAAGGACCCCTAGCAAATATAAGTTTCTAGTGGAGTTTTGGATTTGACATTCGCTTGACGAATTCGCGGCCAGATTGGTAGCGAATGTCAAATCCACTCCACTAGCTCGTTTACTCTGCCCACAAACCTTCGATGCGTCGTTAGCGCGCACAGGCTTGCTATGCCCCTCACTTCGGCCCAATACTCTGGGGAACACGTGGCATTCGGCGCAAGAACCGGAGCCAGCAGGACATCAGCCGAGGGGACATCCGATGGAACGCATCTGGCTCAAGCAATATCCGGCCGGCGTGCCAGCCGATATCGACGCCAATCAATATCCGTCGCTCGTCGAACTGCTTGAGGAGAGCTTCAAGAAGTTCAGCGATCGCAAGGCCTTCATTTGCATGGACAAGGCCATCACCTATCGCGAGCTCGATGAGATGTCGACGGCGATCGGCGCCTTCCTGCAGAGCAGGGGCCTGAAGAAAGGCGCCCGCGTCGCGATCATGATGCCGAATGTACTGCAGAACCCCGTTGCGTCATCCGGCATCCTGCGCGCCGGATACACCGTCGTGAACGTCAATCCGCTCTACACGCCGCGTGAACTTGAACATCAGCTCACGGACTCCGGCGCGGAAGCCATCATCATCTTGGAAAACTTCGCTGCGACGCTTCAAAAGGTGTTGCCGAAGACGAACGTCAAGCACGTCATCATGGGGACCATGGGCGACCTGCTCGGCTTCAAGGGGATGATCGTCAATTTCGTCGTGCGCAAGGTCAAGAAGATGGTGCCGCCATTTTCGATTCCAGGCGCGGTCGCCTTCAACGATGCGCTCGCTGCTGGCCGCAAGCTGAAACTGAACAAGCCGACAATCGGCCCCGACGATGTCGCCTTCCTGCAATATACCGGCGGCACGACCGGCGTCTCTAAGGGCGCGACACTGCTCCACCGCAACATCGTCGCCAACGTCCTGCAAAACGACGCATGGCTGCAACCGGCGCTGCGCAAGCCGCCCATCGTGGACCAGTTGCTGATCGTTTGCGCGCTGCCGCTTTATCATATCTTCGCGCTCACGGCGTGCTTCCTGCTGGCTGTGCGGGCCGGCGGCACCAATCTCCTGATCCCGAACCCGCGCGACATCCCGGGCTTCATCAAGGAATTGCAGAAATATCAGGTCAACAGCTTCCCGGCAGTCAACACGCTCTACAATGCGCTGGTGAACAACCCCGAATTCAAGAAGGTTGATTTCTCCAAGCTCAAAACCTGCTTCGGTGGCGGCATGGCTGTGCAGAAACCGGTGGCCGACCAATGGCTCGCGGTGACCGGTTGCGCGCTATCCGAAGGCTATGGTCTTTCAGAGACCTCGCCGACACTCACTTGCAATCCTGCTGATACAGATAGGTTCACCGGTTCGATCGGCTTGCCGGTGCCCTCGACCTATCTTTCGATCCGTGAC from Nitrobacteraceae bacterium AZCC 1564 includes these protein-coding regions:
- a CDS encoding long-chain acyl-CoA synthetase (product_source=KO:K01897; cath_funfam=2.30.38.10,3.30.300.30,3.40.50.980; cog=COG0318; ko=KO:K01897; pfam=PF00501,PF13193; superfamily=56801; transmembrane_helix_parts=Inside_1_252,TMhelix_253_275,Outside_276_565) translates to MERIWLKQYPAGVPADIDANQYPSLVELLEESFKKFSDRKAFICMDKAITYRELDEMSTAIGAFLQSRGLKKGARVAIMMPNVLQNPVASSGILRAGYTVVNVNPLYTPRELEHQLTDSGAEAIIILENFAATLQKVLPKTNVKHVIMGTMGDLLGFKGMIVNFVVRKVKKMVPPFSIPGAVAFNDALAAGRKLKLNKPTIGPDDVAFLQYTGGTTGVSKGATLLHRNIVANVLQNDAWLQPALRKPPIVDQLLIVCALPLYHIFALTACFLLAVRAGGTNLLIPNPRDIPGFIKELQKYQVNSFPAVNTLYNALVNNPEFKKVDFSKLKTCFGGGMAVQKPVADQWLAVTGCALSEGYGLSETSPTLTCNPADTDRFTGSIGLPVPSTYLSIRDDNGNEVPLGQPGEICAKGPQIMAGYWNRPDETAKVMTADGFFRTGDIGIMSADGYTKIIDRKKDMIIVSGFNVYPNEVEEVIASHPGVLECAVIGVADSKSTEAVKAFIVKKDPNLTAEDVIKFAHTQLTNYKVPKQVEFRTELPKTNVGKILRRELRDEKSKAPAAAAS